One Herbaspirillum rubrisubalbicans genomic window carries:
- the map gene encoding type I methionyl aminopeptidase, which yields MGNITIKTAEDIEGMRVAGRLAAEVLDYITPFVKPGVTTGEIDRLCHEYMTNVQGSIPAPLNYCPPGYTPYPKAICTSLNDVICHGIPGDKVMKNGDVLNIDVTIIKNGYHGDTSRMFYLGEPSILARRLTEITYECMWLGISKIKPGAHLGDIGHVIQQHAEKAGYSVVREFCGHGIGKVFHEEPQVLHYGRPGTLEKLEAGMIFTVEPMINAGRREIREMGDGWTIKTKDRSLSAQWEHTVLVTETGFEVLTVSPGMPAPPAFIQNQVATPA from the coding sequence ATGGGCAACATCACCATCAAAACCGCCGAAGACATCGAAGGGATGCGCGTGGCCGGCCGCCTGGCCGCCGAAGTGCTGGACTACATCACTCCCTTCGTCAAACCCGGCGTGACCACCGGCGAGATCGACCGCCTCTGCCACGAGTACATGACCAATGTGCAAGGCAGCATCCCGGCCCCGCTGAACTACTGCCCACCTGGCTACACTCCCTACCCCAAGGCCATCTGCACCTCACTCAACGACGTGATCTGCCACGGCATCCCGGGCGACAAGGTGATGAAGAACGGCGACGTGCTCAATATCGACGTGACCATCATCAAGAACGGCTACCACGGCGACACCAGCCGCATGTTCTACCTGGGCGAACCCTCCATCCTGGCGCGCCGCCTCACCGAGATCACCTATGAATGCATGTGGCTGGGCATCTCCAAGATCAAGCCCGGCGCGCATCTGGGCGACATCGGCCACGTCATCCAGCAGCACGCCGAAAAGGCCGGCTACAGCGTGGTGCGCGAATTCTGCGGTCACGGCATCGGCAAGGTGTTCCACGAAGAGCCGCAAGTGCTGCACTATGGCCGTCCCGGCACGCTGGAAAAGCTGGAAGCCGGCATGATCTTCACCGTCGAACCCATGATCAACGCCGGCCGCCGCGAGATCCGCGAAATGGGCGACGGCTGGACCATCAAGACCAAGGATCGCAGCCTGTCGGCACAGTGGGAACATACCGTGCTGGTCACCGAAACCGGTTTCGAGGTGCTGACCGTCTCACCGGGAATGCCCGCGCCACCGGCCTTCATCCAGAACCAGGTCGCCACCCCGGCGTAA
- the rpsB gene encoding 30S ribosomal protein S2, whose product MSVTMREMLEAGVHFGHQTRFWNPKMAPYIFGHRNKIHIVNLEKTLGMYQEALKYVRQLSANRGTILFVGTKRQAREILATEAQRAGVPYVDQRWLGGMLTNFKTIKTSIKRLKEMEASIEDGSVEKLSKKEGLLFRRELEKLQKAIGGIKDMGGIPDAIFVIDVGYHKGAITEAAKLGIPVIGVVDTNHSPEGVTYVIPGNDDSAKAISLYARGVADAVLEGRANAVNDVVEAVKGDEFVEVEQA is encoded by the coding sequence ATGTCCGTTACCATGCGCGAAATGCTGGAAGCCGGTGTCCACTTCGGTCACCAAACCCGCTTCTGGAACCCCAAGATGGCCCCCTATATCTTCGGTCATCGCAACAAGATTCACATCGTCAACCTGGAAAAGACCCTGGGTATGTACCAGGAGGCGCTGAAGTACGTGCGTCAACTGTCGGCCAACCGCGGTACCATCCTGTTCGTCGGTACCAAGCGTCAAGCCCGCGAAATCCTGGCCACCGAAGCGCAACGCGCTGGCGTGCCCTACGTCGACCAGCGTTGGCTGGGCGGTATGCTGACCAACTTCAAGACCATCAAGACCTCGATCAAGCGCTTGAAGGAAATGGAAGCCTCGATCGAAGACGGCTCGGTCGAAAAGCTGTCCAAGAAGGAAGGTCTGCTGTTCCGTCGCGAACTGGAAAAGCTGCAGAAGGCCATCGGCGGCATCAAGGACATGGGCGGCATTCCTGACGCCATCTTCGTCATCGACGTCGGCTACCACAAGGGCGCCATCACCGAAGCCGCCAAGCTGGGCATTCCGGTCATCGGCGTGGTCGATACCAACCACTCGCCCGAAGGCGTCACCTACGTGATCCCGGGTAACGATGACTCCGCCAAGGCTATCTCGCTGTACGCTCGTGGCGTGGCAGATGCCGTCCTGGAAGGCCGTGCCAACGCCGTCAATGACGTCGTCGAAGCAGTCAAGGGCGATGAATTCGTCGAGGTCGAGCAGGCTTGA
- the tsf gene encoding translation elongation factor Ts, with amino-acid sequence MAAITAAMVGDLRAKTDAPMMECKKALTEADGDMAKAEEILRVKLGSKASKASSRITAEGVISTYIAGNVGALVEVNCETDFVTKNDEFIGLVEAAAKLVVEQNPADVAALGACKLPDGKTLEELRTELIGRIGENMSFRRFQRFETSGKLASYLHGTRIGVVVEFDGAEEQVGKDVAMHIAAMKPVALSAEQVPADLIEKERSVAALKAAESGKPADIVAKMVDGSVQKFLKEVSLFNQAFVKNDKQSVEQMLKAANTTVKSFAMYVVGEGIEKKQDDFAAEVAAQVAAAKQAQ; translated from the coding sequence ATGGCGGCAATTACCGCAGCAATGGTGGGCGATCTGCGTGCGAAGACCGACGCGCCGATGATGGAATGCAAGAAGGCGCTGACCGAAGCCGATGGCGACATGGCCAAGGCCGAAGAAATCCTGCGCGTCAAGCTGGGTAGCAAGGCTTCCAAGGCCTCTTCCCGCATCACCGCAGAAGGCGTGATCTCGACCTACATCGCTGGCAACGTCGGCGCGCTGGTCGAAGTGAACTGCGAAACCGACTTCGTGACCAAGAACGATGAGTTCATCGGTCTGGTTGAGGCCGCTGCCAAGCTGGTGGTCGAACAGAACCCGGCCGACGTGGCCGCCCTGGGCGCCTGCAAGCTGCCCGACGGCAAGACCCTGGAAGAGCTGCGTACCGAACTGATCGGTCGCATCGGCGAAAACATGTCCTTCCGTCGCTTCCAGCGTTTCGAAACCAGCGGCAAGCTGGCTTCCTACCTGCACGGCACCCGCATCGGCGTGGTCGTCGAGTTCGACGGTGCCGAGGAGCAAGTGGGCAAGGACGTGGCCATGCACATCGCCGCCATGAAGCCGGTCGCCCTGTCGGCCGAGCAAGTGCCGGCCGACCTGATCGAAAAGGAACGTTCGGTTGCCGCCCTGAAGGCTGCAGAATCGGGCAAGCCGGCCGATATCGTCGCCAAGATGGTGGACGGTTCGGTGCAGAAGTTCCTGAAGGAAGTGTCGCTGTTCAACCAGGCTTTCGTGAAGAACGACAAGCAAAGCGTCGAACAGATGTTGAAGGCGGCCAATACCACCGTCAAGTCGTTCGCCATGTACGTGGTGGGCGAAGGCATCGAGAAGAAGCAGGACGACTTTGCCGCCGAAGTGGCAGCGCAAGTGGCTGCAGCGAAACAAGCTCAGTAA
- the pyrH gene encoding UMP kinase: protein MTTPAYKRVLLKLSGEALMGDDAYGINRATIERMVADVAEISKLGVELAIVIGGGNIFRGVAPGAQGMDRATADYMGMLATVMNSLALADAMRQAGLTARVMSAIGIEQVVEPYVRPKALQYLEEGKVVVFAAGTGNPFFTTDTAAALRGSEIGAQIVLKATKVDGVYTADPKKDPSATRYQSISFDEAISKHLQVMDATAFALCRDQKLPIKVFSIVKPGALKSVVMGEDEGTLVHV, encoded by the coding sequence ATGACAACACCAGCTTACAAGCGCGTACTCCTCAAACTCTCCGGCGAAGCACTCATGGGCGACGACGCCTATGGTATCAATCGCGCGACCATCGAACGCATGGTCGCGGATGTAGCAGAAATCAGCAAACTGGGCGTGGAACTGGCCATCGTGATCGGTGGTGGCAATATCTTCCGCGGCGTGGCGCCAGGCGCCCAGGGCATGGATCGTGCGACCGCCGACTACATGGGTATGCTGGCCACCGTGATGAACTCGCTGGCCCTGGCCGATGCCATGCGCCAGGCTGGCCTGACCGCACGCGTGATGTCGGCCATCGGCATCGAACAGGTGGTCGAACCCTACGTGCGCCCCAAGGCGCTGCAATACCTGGAAGAAGGCAAGGTCGTGGTGTTTGCCGCCGGTACCGGCAATCCCTTCTTCACCACCGACACCGCCGCCGCCCTGCGTGGCTCGGAAATCGGTGCCCAGATCGTGTTGAAGGCCACCAAGGTCGACGGCGTCTATACCGCCGACCCCAAGAAGGACCCCTCGGCTACCCGCTACCAGTCGATTTCCTTCGATGAAGCCATCTCCAAGCACCTGCAGGTGATGGACGCCACCGCCTTCGCACTGTGCCGCGACCAGAAGCTGCCGATCAAGGTGTTCTCCATCGTCAAGCCGGGCGCATTGAAGAGCGTGGTCATGGGCGAAGACGAAGGCACCCTGGTCCACGTCTGA
- the frr gene encoding ribosome recycling factor, whose amino-acid sequence MSVADVKKNTEQKMAKSIETLKANLAKVRTGRAHTGLLDQVMVEYYGSPTGLSQVANLTLIDARTIGVQPYEKKMAAVIEKAIREADLGLNPATHGDLIRVPMPALTEERRKEMVKLVKSEAEDAKIAVRNIRREGNEGLKKLVKDKVASEDDERRGQDEIQKLTDKFVADIDKMVTEKEKEVMTV is encoded by the coding sequence ATGAGTGTCGCTGACGTCAAGAAAAATACCGAACAGAAGATGGCCAAGTCCATCGAAACCCTCAAGGCCAACCTGGCCAAGGTCCGCACCGGCCGTGCCCATACCGGCCTGCTGGACCAGGTCATGGTCGAATACTACGGCTCGCCCACTGGCCTGTCGCAGGTCGCCAACCTGACCCTGATCGATGCCCGCACCATCGGTGTGCAGCCCTATGAAAAGAAGATGGCTGCCGTCATCGAAAAGGCCATCCGTGAAGCCGACCTGGGCCTGAACCCGGCCACCCACGGCGACCTGATCCGCGTGCCGATGCCGGCGCTGACCGAAGAGCGCCGCAAGGAAATGGTCAAGCTGGTCAAGAGCGAAGCCGAAGATGCCAAGATCGCGGTGCGCAACATCCGCCGTGAAGGCAATGAAGGCTTGAAGAAGCTGGTCAAGGACAAGGTCGCCTCGGAAGACGATGAGCGTCGCGGCCAGGACGAGATCCAGAAGCTGACCGACAAGTTCGTCGCTGACATCGACAAGATGGTCACCGAGAAGGAAAAGGAAGTGATGACGGTGTAA
- the uppS gene encoding polyprenyl diphosphate synthase gives MKHQSSTLAVPETSAVPRHVAIIMDGNGRWATKRFLPRVAGHAKGVDAVRSIVEACAERGIEFLTLFAFSSENWRRPADEVSVLMRLFMTVLEREVGKMASNGICLKIVGDMSRFDPKLQEMAARAEAQTAGNSRLTLTVCANYGGRWDVMQAVSKMVKDKPGVTDYSEEELAPYLAMAYAPEPDLFIRTGGEQRISNFLLWQLAYSELYFTETFWPDFDAKALDQAIGSYQQRERRFGRTSAQVLDQKKAS, from the coding sequence ATGAAGCATCAAAGCTCAACTCTTGCGGTTCCGGAGACTTCCGCGGTTCCGCGCCATGTTGCCATCATCATGGACGGCAACGGTCGTTGGGCGACCAAGCGCTTCCTGCCGCGCGTGGCTGGACATGCCAAGGGCGTGGACGCGGTACGGTCCATCGTCGAGGCCTGCGCCGAACGCGGCATCGAATTCCTGACCCTGTTTGCCTTCAGTTCCGAGAACTGGCGCCGTCCTGCCGATGAGGTGTCGGTGCTCATGCGCCTGTTCATGACGGTGCTGGAGCGCGAAGTGGGCAAGATGGCCAGCAATGGCATCTGCCTCAAGATCGTCGGCGATATGAGTCGTTTCGATCCCAAATTGCAGGAAATGGCCGCCAGGGCCGAGGCCCAGACTGCAGGCAACAGCCGTCTGACGCTTACTGTCTGTGCCAACTACGGCGGGCGCTGGGATGTCATGCAGGCGGTCTCGAAGATGGTCAAGGACAAGCCGGGCGTGACCGACTACAGCGAAGAAGAGCTGGCCCCTTACCTGGCCATGGCCTACGCTCCCGAGCCCGATCTCTTCATCCGTACCGGTGGCGAGCAGCGCATCTCCAATTTCCTGCTGTGGCAACTGGCCTATAGCGAACTGTATTTTACCGAGACCTTCTGGCCCGATTTCGATGCCAAGGCGCTCGATCAGGCCATCGGCTCCTATCAACAACGCGAGCGCCGCTTCGGGCGCACCAGCGCCCAGGTGCTGGACCAGAAAAAGGCTTCCTGA
- a CDS encoding phosphatidate cytidylyltransferase yields the protein MLKTRVITALILLAILLPILYFGYFPAFAMAALVFFAAGAWECFRLFKSPRPTLWAAVWTLVFSVILFFSGLPSVRSLYVLCVLLWALRFIPALGMGLPKVEAFGNRLLNGTYMLSILGCFVAIADLFRHSPVYLLSVMAVVWVADIGAYFSGKGFGRHKLAPSISPGKSWEGAIGGWLAVLVMSAAVAMSMSGGETFQYHLYSHWGWGGFVGILTLMVVASVVGDLFESQLKRRAGMKDSSNLLPGHGGVLDRIDALIPVLPLAALVDLWLAAA from the coding sequence ATGCTCAAGACGCGTGTCATCACGGCGTTGATCCTGCTGGCAATCCTGTTGCCCATCCTGTATTTCGGTTACTTCCCGGCCTTTGCCATGGCGGCGCTGGTGTTCTTCGCCGCTGGTGCCTGGGAATGCTTCCGCCTCTTCAAGAGCCCGCGCCCGACGCTGTGGGCGGCCGTTTGGACGCTGGTGTTCAGCGTGATCCTTTTCTTCAGTGGCTTGCCCAGCGTGCGCTCGCTCTACGTCTTGTGCGTGCTGTTGTGGGCGCTACGCTTCATACCGGCGCTGGGAATGGGCTTGCCCAAGGTGGAAGCGTTCGGCAACCGCCTGCTCAATGGCACCTACATGCTTTCCATTCTGGGTTGCTTCGTAGCCATCGCCGATCTGTTCCGGCATTCTCCCGTGTACCTGCTGTCGGTGATGGCGGTGGTGTGGGTGGCCGATATCGGGGCCTATTTCTCCGGCAAGGGTTTCGGCCGCCACAAGCTGGCGCCTAGCATTTCTCCGGGCAAGTCGTGGGAAGGGGCCATCGGCGGCTGGTTGGCCGTGCTGGTGATGTCGGCGGCGGTGGCCATGTCCATGAGCGGCGGCGAGACCTTCCAGTATCATCTCTACAGCCATTGGGGCTGGGGCGGCTTCGTCGGCATCCTGACCCTGATGGTAGTGGCCAGCGTGGTGGGTGACCTGTTCGAGTCGCAATTGAAGCGCCGTGCCGGCATGAAGGACAGCAGCAATCTCTTGCCCGGCCACGGCGGCGTACTCGATCGCATCGACGCACTCATCCCGGTGCTGCCGCTGGCAGCGCTGGTCGACCTCTGGCTGGCGGCTGCCTGA
- the ispC gene encoding 1-deoxy-D-xylulose-5-phosphate reductoisomerase: protein MQSISILGATGSIGVSTLDVVARHPDRYRVFALSAHARVVELAEQCQRFRPQVAVVGSAQAASQLQTLLRAAGLSTEVAYGPQALCDVASADGCDMVMAAIVGAAGLASTLAAARAGKKILLANKEALVISGQLLMDTVQAHGASLLPIDSEHNAIFQCLPAGYTRSMPAHGVEKILLTASGGPFLTRDVATFDQVTVEEAVAHPKWVMGRKISVDSATMMNKGLEVIEAHWLFGAPADKIEVVIHPQSVIHSMVSYADGSVLAQLGNPDMRTPIANALAYPERIASGVAPLELAQIAQLSFFPPDFTRFPCLKLAYDALRAGGTLAAILNAANEVAVQAFLDRRIGFGKIAPLIQEVMSAIPNRQADDIAALLEQDRQARDHACTLISR from the coding sequence ATGCAGTCCATCAGTATTCTCGGTGCCACCGGTTCCATTGGCGTGTCCACGCTGGACGTGGTGGCCCGTCATCCCGACCGTTATCGCGTCTTTGCTCTGAGCGCCCATGCCCGCGTGGTCGAACTGGCCGAACAATGCCAGCGCTTCCGTCCACAGGTGGCAGTGGTCGGTTCGGCACAGGCGGCGAGTCAATTGCAGACGCTGTTGCGCGCCGCGGGTCTGAGCACCGAAGTGGCCTATGGACCGCAAGCCTTGTGCGACGTCGCCTCGGCTGACGGCTGCGACATGGTCATGGCAGCCATCGTCGGCGCGGCCGGCCTGGCCTCCACGCTGGCTGCGGCCCGTGCCGGCAAGAAGATCCTGCTGGCCAACAAGGAAGCCCTGGTCATTTCCGGCCAGTTGCTGATGGATACGGTGCAGGCGCACGGCGCCAGCCTGCTGCCCATCGACAGTGAACACAATGCCATCTTCCAGTGTCTGCCGGCCGGCTACACTCGCTCCATGCCGGCCCATGGCGTCGAAAAGATCCTGCTGACCGCCTCTGGCGGCCCGTTCCTCACGCGTGACGTGGCTACCTTCGACCAGGTCACGGTGGAAGAGGCGGTGGCTCATCCCAAGTGGGTGATGGGCCGCAAGATCTCGGTGGATTCGGCGACCATGATGAACAAGGGGCTGGAAGTGATCGAGGCGCACTGGCTCTTCGGTGCACCGGCCGACAAGATCGAGGTGGTGATCCACCCGCAAAGCGTGATCCATTCCATGGTGTCCTATGCGGATGGCTCGGTGCTGGCACAGTTGGGTAACCCCGACATGCGCACCCCGATTGCCAATGCGCTGGCCTATCCCGAGCGTATCGCCTCGGGCGTGGCACCGCTGGAATTGGCGCAGATTGCGCAGTTATCGTTCTTCCCGCCTGACTTCACGCGCTTCCCCTGCCTGAAACTGGCGTATGATGCCCTGCGAGCCGGTGGTACGCTGGCGGCCATCCTCAATGCCGCCAATGAGGTCGCCGTGCAAGCCTTCCTGGACCGCCGTATCGGCTTCGGGAAGATCGCTCCCCTGATCCAAGAGGTCATGTCTGCCATTCCCAACCGGCAAGCCGACGATATCGCGGCCCTGCTGGAGCAGGACCGACAGGCGCGTGACCACGCCTGCACACTGATTTCACGATGA
- the rseP gene encoding RIP metalloprotease RseP, producing the protein MNLLHTLIAFFVALGTLVVVHELGHYLVARWCGVKVLRFSVGMGRVIWSRRFGRDQTEWAISVLPLGGYVKMLDAREQPLEDIPAADLKREFTRQSVWRRIAIVAAGPLANFLLAILLFAGLYMHGVPEPVPVLRGATEQSAAYQAGLRAGDRITAINGAPVQVWSEVRWKLMQLVLEKADARIDVERPNPAGNGKLLDTVTLRLGGIDSNELEGDFLAKLGLALARPPAILGQILDGPAKAAGLQTGDRITAIDGVPVQDGLAFVEKIRESAGKPLVLQGLRGTMPLQVRITPDTVEEGESGKRIGRIKVEVPLAPEMATISDAPFTAVAKGAQRTWDTSVMTIKMIGKMIVGQVSLKNITGPITIADYAGQTARVGLVSYLSFLAFISISLGVMNLLPIPVLDGGHLLYYALEILTGRPVSERFGEIAQRAGLGLLMALMLVAAFNDIVRLMFQG; encoded by the coding sequence ATGAACCTGCTGCATACCCTGATCGCTTTCTTCGTTGCCCTGGGCACCCTGGTGGTGGTCCATGAGCTGGGCCACTACTTGGTGGCGCGTTGGTGCGGGGTCAAGGTATTGCGTTTTTCGGTGGGCATGGGCCGGGTGATCTGGTCGCGCCGCTTCGGCCGCGACCAGACCGAATGGGCCATTTCGGTCTTGCCTCTGGGCGGCTATGTGAAGATGCTGGACGCCCGCGAGCAACCCCTGGAAGACATCCCCGCCGCCGACCTCAAGCGTGAATTCACGCGCCAGTCGGTCTGGCGTCGCATCGCCATCGTGGCCGCCGGCCCCTTGGCCAACTTCCTGCTGGCGATCCTGCTCTTTGCCGGCCTGTACATGCACGGCGTGCCCGAACCGGTGCCGGTGCTGCGGGGCGCAACCGAGCAGAGTGCCGCCTACCAGGCCGGCTTGCGCGCGGGTGACCGCATCACCGCCATCAATGGCGCGCCGGTGCAGGTCTGGTCGGAAGTGCGCTGGAAACTGATGCAACTGGTGCTGGAAAAGGCCGATGCCCGCATCGACGTCGAGCGCCCCAATCCTGCCGGCAATGGCAAGCTGCTCGACACCGTGACACTGCGCCTGGGCGGCATCGACAGCAATGAACTGGAGGGCGACTTCCTGGCCAAGCTGGGCCTGGCCTTGGCGCGTCCGCCGGCGATCCTGGGCCAGATACTGGATGGGCCGGCCAAGGCGGCCGGTCTGCAGACTGGCGACCGCATCACCGCCATCGACGGCGTGCCGGTTCAGGATGGCCTGGCCTTCGTCGAAAAAATCCGCGAATCGGCCGGCAAGCCGCTGGTGTTGCAGGGATTGCGCGGCACCATGCCGCTGCAGGTGCGGATCACGCCCGACACGGTGGAAGAGGGCGAAAGCGGCAAGCGTATCGGCCGCATCAAGGTCGAGGTGCCGCTGGCGCCCGAGATGGCCACCATCAGCGATGCTCCCTTTACGGCCGTGGCCAAGGGCGCGCAGCGCACCTGGGATACCAGCGTGATGACCATCAAGATGATCGGCAAGATGATCGTCGGCCAGGTTTCGTTGAAGAACATCACCGGCCCCATCACCATTGCTGACTATGCCGGACAGACCGCCCGCGTGGGCCTGGTGAGCTATCTGAGCTTCCTGGCCTTCATCAGTATCAGCCTGGGCGTGATGAATCTGTTACCAATCCCGGTTTTAGACGGCGGTCATTTGCTGTATTATGCGCTGGAGATTTTGACAGGGCGGCCCGTTTCCGAGCGGTTTGGGGAAATCGCGCAGCGCGCCGGCCTGGGATTACTGATGGCGCTGATGCTCGTTGCCGCGTTCAACGATATCGTGCGACTGATGTTCCAAGGATGA